The Nitrogeniibacter aestuarii genome has a window encoding:
- the nifW gene encoding nitrogenase-stabilizing/protective protein NifW, giving the protein MDDTLTLEDAMEELSSAEDFLDYFGVPYDASVVHVNRLHILQRFHDYLAKNVSQMPEAEDAARAVYTEWLTRAYQDFVSSDALTEKVFAVFQTESLPDGGTSSFVSLEKVFKTED; this is encoded by the coding sequence ATGGACGATACCCTGACCCTTGAAGACGCCATGGAAGAGCTGAGCTCGGCCGAAGACTTCCTCGATTATTTCGGCGTGCCCTACGACGCCTCGGTGGTGCACGTGAACCGCCTGCACATCCTGCAGCGCTTCCATGACTACCTCGCGAAGAACGTGTCGCAGATGCCAGAGGCCGAAGACGCCGCCCGCGCGGTCTACACCGAGTGGCTGACCCGTGCGTACCAGGACTTCGTTTCCTCGGACGCGCTGACCGAAAAGGTATTCGCCGTCTTCCAGACCGAATCCCTGCCCGACGGTGGCACGAGTTCTTTCGTGTCGCTCGAGAAGGTCTTCAAGACCG